The following coding sequences lie in one Rickettsia hoogstraalii genomic window:
- a CDS encoding DUF2671 domain-containing protein encodes MQEKELSNNFLEEQEKSKEDDSPFFDVKYICQASLLIMDSIRKGYDVTQLPNGDINVTEVRIVNVHYNWNSEKGKFVKTNQIEFNNSKGG; translated from the coding sequence ATGCAAGAAAAAGAATTATCTAATAATTTTTTAGAAGAACAAGAAAAGTCTAAGGAAGACGATTCTCCGTTCTTTGATGTAAAATATATTTGTCAAGCAAGTTTATTAATTATGGATTCTATCCGAAAAGGGTATGATGTAACTCAATTGCCCAATGGTGATATTAATGTTACAGAAGTAAGAATAGTAAATGTTCATTATAATTGGAACTCCGAAAAAGGAAAATTTGTTAAAACTAATCAGATAGAATTTAATAATAGCAAAGGTGGATGA
- a CDS encoding cytochrome ubiquinol oxidase subunit I, which produces MEFDQVLLSRIQFAFTISFHIIFPAFTIGLASFLAVIEGLWLKTKKPVYQEIYKFWVKIFAVTFGMGVVSGVVMSYQFGTNWSNFSDKVGNVLGPLLGFEVFTAFFLESSFLGIMLFGFNKVSKKVHFISTLIVAVGTVISAFWILAASSWMHTPAGFELRGDGFFFPLNWLEIIFNPSFPYRFFHMITAAYLTTSFVIGGVASFYLLNNRYKEHAKIMLFMAVLMALIVAPIQIFIGDLHGLNTLKYQPVKVSAMEGIWNTEKGAAFNLIGFPDGEEEKTKYAVEIPYASSLILTHSLDGEVKGLKEWTKEERPPVAVVFFSFRIMIGIGFLMVFTGIAGLYLYLKKRLYTTHWFQYWYILMSPSGFIAVLAGWFVTEVGRQPYIVYNILKTVDTVSPVLGKYVFISLIAFVVVYVIIFGAGIYYIMHLIKKGIEAIDNKETYGEIGLNNPLLEK; this is translated from the coding sequence ATGGAATTTGATCAAGTATTATTATCGAGGATTCAGTTTGCTTTTACCATAAGTTTTCATATAATATTTCCTGCTTTTACTATAGGGCTTGCAAGCTTTCTAGCGGTAATTGAAGGGTTATGGTTAAAAACAAAAAAGCCGGTTTATCAAGAAATATACAAATTTTGGGTGAAGATTTTTGCCGTTACTTTCGGTATGGGAGTAGTTTCGGGCGTTGTAATGTCTTATCAATTCGGTACTAACTGGTCGAATTTTTCAGATAAGGTTGGAAATGTCCTCGGTCCGCTTCTCGGTTTTGAAGTATTTACTGCCTTTTTCCTGGAATCTTCTTTTTTAGGTATAATGTTATTCGGATTTAATAAAGTCAGTAAAAAAGTACATTTTATTTCTACGTTAATAGTTGCTGTTGGTACTGTAATCTCAGCTTTTTGGATACTTGCAGCTAGTAGCTGGATGCATACGCCTGCTGGTTTTGAACTGCGAGGCGATGGGTTCTTTTTCCCTTTAAATTGGCTAGAAATTATCTTTAACCCTTCTTTCCCATATCGCTTTTTCCATATGATTACGGCGGCTTATTTAACTACTTCTTTTGTTATCGGTGGTGTAGCTAGCTTTTATTTACTAAATAATCGTTATAAAGAGCATGCTAAAATTATGCTTTTTATGGCGGTGTTAATGGCGTTAATCGTTGCACCTATTCAAATATTTATCGGTGATTTGCATGGTTTAAATACTCTTAAATATCAGCCGGTTAAAGTTTCGGCTATGGAAGGTATTTGGAATACGGAAAAAGGAGCAGCTTTTAATCTTATCGGCTTTCCTGATGGGGAAGAAGAAAAAACAAAATATGCTGTAGAAATACCTTATGCTAGTAGTTTAATTTTAACGCATAGCTTAGACGGTGAAGTGAAAGGATTAAAAGAATGGACAAAAGAAGAGCGTCCGCCGGTTGCAGTAGTATTTTTTAGCTTCCGTATTATGATAGGAATCGGTTTCTTAATGGTATTTACAGGTATTGCTGGGTTATATCTTTACTTGAAGAAAAGATTATATACTACGCATTGGTTTCAATATTGGTATATATTAATGTCACCTTCAGGTTTTATTGCAGTACTTGCTGGTTGGTTTGTAACCGAGGTAGGTAGACAACCTTATATAGTATATAATATTTTAAAAACCGTAGATACGGTATCACCGGTACTCGGCAAATATGTATTTATTTCTCTAATTGCTTTTGTAGTAGTATATGTAATCATTTTCGGAGCGGGTATATATTATATAATGCATTTAATAAAGAAAGGTATAGAAGCGATAGATAATAAAGAAACGTACGGAGAGATTGGTTTGAATAACCCATTATTAGAAAAGTAA